The sequence GTTGAATCCAACGATATCGTCCTGATATCCGTCCCGATAGAGGATCTGGTCGAGTCCCGTGTAGACCGTATTCCCGCGGATGACCTCGTAGTTGTCGTTGCCGCCCTGATCGATCTCGATCAGCTCCTGTCGAAATTCGTAGGAGCCGAAGATAACGTTCGCACCTCCACCGACCATAACGTTTTCGGCCGCCTCGAATGCCGCACCAAAAGCTACCTCGTTGATGCTTCCATCCCGGTTCACTTCGCCGATCTGACGGATTTGCGTCCCTGGAAAGACCGCTGGTTCGAAGGGATAGTCGCCGTTTTGAAAGGCTCCGTTGAAAAACTCGATGGCCCCACCCTCATAAGCGATGAACGCCCTCGGCGACTCGAAGAAGTCGATTTCGCCCGTCGGGAAGCCAACGTCCTGAATGTTAGGCAACAGCGAACCGGTGACCGACGTCCCTTCGGCCTGCCCCTCGTACTCCACCTCCTGTGTAAAGTCTGCCGAGCGGTGATAGGACGCCGCAAAGGTCAGACTGCCGCGAACCGTCGGCACCTTGTAGACGGCATCGAAGTTCGAAAGTGTCGTGTTCGGAGTGCTGGCCTCCAGATCGAAGCCGGAACCCGACCCCGGAGGTTGATAGGCCGCGTTGGTCTGCGCCGTCAGAATGCTGAATCCTCCGCCGGCCTGCGACGACGACGCCCAACCAAGTCCAGCCGGGTTCGTGTACAGCGCGCTGGCGTCGCCCGTACCGGCGACACCTGCACCGGCGCGCCCGATCGACCGAGCCGTCACACCCGGAAGACGTTCCGAAAAGCGAAAGATGTCATCCGCATCCGGTACGTCGGTCCGTGCGTTTATCAGGCCGCGATCGCGCACCTGCCCGACGGCCGGTGCCACATCGGCCACCGCGAACAGGAGAAGGACGAGCGTTAGACTCGTGCACCAAAACCACTGCGAGCGGCAAGAGCCTGAATCATCGGAGTACTGTGTGTCGGTTTTCATAAGTCGATTGAAACCGGTGGGTTACAGACAAGGGGAGTTGAAAGCCAAGGGCATAGAAAGGGCCCGTGGCACGAGTACACGGGCCCGGATGAAGCGTCACGTAGCGGTCCGCTGACCGTGCGAACCAGTGTTCACTGTGCGGGACTAATTGTCGTTATCGCGACTGGAGGACCGACGCTTCGATGAGCGGTCGGAGGAGCGGCGACTGCGACTGGAGGACGCTCGACTTTTCGAGCGCGTCCGGCGCGACGATTTTGCCTTGCTCCGGCTGCGAGAGGTACGCGATGTCGCCCGGCTACGGGTTCGACGACTCCGTGACTTTGACGCGCGGCTGCGATCTCGCGTTGAACGGGTTCGAGCAGAACGGCTGCGTGTTTTTGTGGCTCGGCTACGCGACTTCGTTGCCCGGCTCCGCACGCGGCGAGACGAACGACTTTTCACGGCATCGTCGGAGCGCCGGGACTCGCGGGTCGTCCGGGCCGAACCATCGGAGCGCGAGCGCCGCGTCCGGTCGTAGCTACGGGAACGGTCGCGGGAGCGGCTGCGATCATAGCTCCTCTTATCGTCGCTTCGACGGGAGCGGTCGTAACTTCGGTCGTAGCTGCTCGAGCGATCGTAACGTCGAGACCGATCATAACTACGTGAGCGGGCATCGGAGCTCCGGGACCGGTCGTAGCTCCGGTCATAGCGTGTCTCCGAGGATGCGCCCCGTCCGACGCGGCCGGATCCTGTTCGGACGATCCCACGCTTGTCGTCGCTTCGCCGAGATCGTGCAGAGCGCGATCCATCGTCCGAGCGTCCACTACGCCCAGTACGAGCGCGTGAGTTGTTGCCGTCGTCGCGAGACGAGCGGGCATTACCCGAGCGGCCAGCATCACCGCGGTCGCTGCCTCGGTTGGCGGATCGACCCGCGCGGCCAGAGTTCGACGAGCGACCCGTGCGAGCAGCGCTCCGATCATCACCCGAGCGGGAGCTCGAGCGGGCAGATCGTCCGTTACTGCCGGAACGGCTGCGGGTGGTGCCGGCGGATTGACCGTCGTCGCCGCCGCGCGCACTTCGTCCTACGCGACCGCTGCTACCGGAGCGGGATGTTGCAGATCGTTGTTCACTTCGCGCGCTCGATGCTGAGGAGCGACCCGTCCGGCCCGATGTCGCGGTGCGGCCAATACGTGCGGTTCGGACGTTGTTGTCCGTCTGGCGGCCCGCCGTTGCGCTTCGCCCGGTGCGACCCGTGTTCGTATTGCGCGGAACCGTGTATCGGTCGCGATCGCGGCGGTAGTTGTAATAGCCGTCGCGGTACCCGCTATAGTAGTAATCGGACGGTCGATACCAGCGGTACCGATTCCGCTGATAGTACAGGCCGTTCCAGTAATAGCGACCGGAGCCGTAGTAGTAGCGCGAATAGGAGTAGTAGGGGGAATATCGATGGTACGGCCGGCGGTAATAATTGTAGTACGGATCGCCCCAGCGGAACGACACGGAGAAGCTTACCCCGGAATAAAACGGATCGTAGACGAAGGGGTCGTAAAACGGGTCGTAGTAGATCGGGTCATACAGCGTCAGATACCGATAATGGCGGACGCGATACCGATCGTAGGCATCATGTCGGTCGTACCGGCGGTCATATTCGCGACGGTATTCATCTGCATATCCTCGATCCGCGTACACCCGATCGTCGCGGCGCTCCTCCTCGACCGTGGCGAGTTGCGTATAACACCCCGTCAGACTCGTCGCAGCTACGAGAATAGCAAGAACACCCGCCAGGTGGCGAAGTCCTCGAAATGTGGGAGTCGGTAATCGTGTCATGATGGGGCCTCGCATGTGAGCCGCGATC comes from Longibacter salinarum and encodes:
- a CDS encoding OmpP1/FadL family transporter, which gives rise to MKTDTQYSDDSGSCRSQWFWCTSLTLVLLLFAVADVAPAVGQVRDRGLINARTDVPDADDIFRFSERLPGVTARSIGRAGAGVAGTGDASALYTNPAGLGWASSSQAGGGFSILTAQTNAAYQPPGSGSGFDLEASTPNTTLSNFDAVYKVPTVRGSLTFAASYHRSADFTQEVEYEGQAEGTSVTGSLLPNIQDVGFPTGEIDFFESPRAFIAYEGGAIEFFNGAFQNGDYPFEPAVFPGTQIRQIGEVNRDGSINEVAFGAAFEAAENVMVGGGANVIFGSYEFRQELIEIDQGGNDNYEVIRGNTVYTGLDQILYRDGYQDDIVGFNMRLGVSAKLADAIKFGVSFESPTWTSVDRTYTLAAVQTTFDQGGVLSYGMDNTFQSEGRGRIEYETRTPLRLSAGMEYDTDNLLLSADVEFVDWSQLDVDEATTGPAFGVASIQDAIDDNYSYVFNLRGGVEYRLEQGLALRGGLAYRPDPREGRAVANSTERDRLYVSGGLGYAVNDQFRIDVGWMQERMDDSFQPYNTTATGNLGNVQPPLDTAVYAPPTIQQDLVRNLFMLGMTFKF